Proteins encoded within one genomic window of Streptomyces taklimakanensis:
- the ruvX gene encoding Holliday junction resolvase RuvX — MRRGRRLAVDVGDARIGVASCDPDGLLATPVETVPGRDVPAARRRLVELVAEYEPLEVVVGLPRSLNGREGPAATRVRAFARELARDVAPVTVRLVDERMSTVTAAQSMRASGVSSKKGRGRIDQAAAVVILQSALETERVSGEPPGECVEAVAR, encoded by the coding sequence ATGCGACGCGGCAGGCGGCTCGCCGTCGACGTCGGGGACGCCCGGATCGGGGTCGCCTCCTGCGACCCCGACGGGCTCCTGGCCACCCCGGTGGAGACCGTGCCGGGACGCGATGTCCCGGCCGCCCGCCGGCGGCTGGTCGAACTCGTCGCCGAGTACGAGCCTCTGGAGGTCGTGGTCGGGCTTCCGCGCTCCCTCAACGGACGCGAGGGCCCGGCCGCGACCCGGGTGCGGGCCTTCGCCCGGGAGTTGGCTCGGGACGTCGCCCCGGTGACGGTCCGTCTGGTGGACGAGCGGATGAGCACCGTCACGGCGGCCCAGAGCATGCGTGCCTCGGGCGTGTCGTCGAAGAAGGGACGCGGCCGCATCGACCAGGCAGCGGCCGTGGTCATCCTGCAGAGTGCCCTGGAGACCGAACGGGTGTCCGGTGAACCCCCGGGGGAGTGCGTCGAGGCGGTCGCCCGATAG
- the mltG gene encoding endolytic transglycosylase MltG: protein MTEYGRGTGSEPWRPDDPLYGDRGWNGAQHGAQQEGWEDAYGGQGQYHPQHDPHPQQYQAPQASAHDGQGWDTQDGQYADPHGHQQQHQYQEQYGDPYGGGQYADPYGHQQQYQQHQQYQQYDDPYGDHRQQADPYDGGHQQHQQHQYQEQYGDPYGGHRQHGPPHRQEESPERPDEHDPYGRHTPRRPEQGHRDEPDSGPEPDEETGWDPGPDQGEHAFFADDGDDDSDDGHTGHDGRSGRSRRGRSGKGRNGLACLTVLAVLAGGVGVAGYFAHDFYQDHFAAAPDFSGEGKGETQVEIPEGSSLAQMGAILEKAGVVKSRDAFIEASNANAKAKTIQAGVYMLRKEMSAEAAIEMMLDPSSQNALIIAEGKRAVEIYALIDEKLGLEEGTTEKTAEETDLGLPEWADGNPEGFLFPAKYTVGEKTAPEDLLKKMVERAEREFEKADLAGHVERLGLESPMEVLTVASLVQAEGKYKHDFVKVARVVYNRLKPDNTETNGYLQFDSTYNYAKNQYTLDVPSPSTMAKFDHPYNTYAKKGLPPGPINSPGAEALHAAVEPAEGGWYYFVSITEDNTVFSDTYKEHQKNVEKYEKAQQ from the coding sequence ATGACTGAGTATGGCCGGGGCACCGGCTCCGAACCGTGGCGCCCTGACGACCCCCTCTACGGGGACCGGGGATGGAACGGAGCCCAGCACGGGGCTCAGCAGGAGGGCTGGGAGGACGCCTACGGCGGGCAGGGGCAGTACCACCCCCAACACGATCCGCACCCCCAGCAGTACCAGGCTCCCCAGGCCTCCGCCCACGACGGACAGGGCTGGGACACCCAGGACGGACAGTACGCCGACCCCCACGGCCACCAGCAGCAGCACCAGTACCAGGAGCAGTACGGCGACCCGTACGGCGGGGGGCAGTACGCCGACCCCTACGGCCACCAGCAGCAGTACCAGCAGCACCAGCAGTACCAGCAGTACGACGATCCGTACGGCGACCACCGGCAGCAGGCCGACCCGTACGACGGTGGGCACCAACAGCACCAACAGCACCAGTACCAGGAGCAGTACGGCGACCCGTACGGCGGCCACCGGCAGCACGGGCCGCCTCACCGGCAGGAGGAGTCGCCCGAACGTCCCGACGAGCACGATCCGTACGGCCGGCACACACCGCGACGACCGGAGCAGGGCCACCGCGACGAACCGGACTCCGGCCCCGAGCCGGACGAGGAGACCGGCTGGGACCCGGGCCCGGACCAGGGCGAGCACGCCTTCTTCGCGGACGACGGGGACGACGACTCGGACGACGGACACACCGGGCACGACGGCCGTTCCGGCCGGAGCCGCCGGGGGAGGAGTGGAAAGGGCCGCAACGGCCTGGCCTGCCTCACCGTCCTCGCCGTGCTGGCGGGCGGTGTGGGTGTCGCCGGCTACTTCGCCCACGACTTCTACCAGGACCACTTCGCCGCCGCCCCGGACTTCTCCGGTGAGGGGAAGGGGGAGACCCAGGTCGAGATCCCCGAGGGCAGCAGCCTGGCGCAGATGGGCGCCATCCTGGAGAAGGCCGGTGTGGTCAAGAGCCGGGACGCGTTCATCGAGGCGTCCAACGCCAACGCCAAGGCGAAGACCATCCAGGCCGGCGTCTACATGCTGCGCAAGGAGATGTCCGCCGAGGCGGCCATCGAGATGATGCTCGACCCCTCCAGCCAGAACGCCCTGATCATCGCCGAGGGCAAACGGGCCGTGGAGATCTACGCGCTGATCGACGAGAAGCTCGGCCTGGAGGAGGGCACCACCGAGAAGACGGCGGAGGAGACCGACCTCGGCCTGCCGGAGTGGGCCGACGGCAACCCCGAGGGCTTCCTCTTCCCCGCCAAGTACACGGTGGGCGAGAAGACCGCTCCCGAGGACCTGCTCAAGAAGATGGTGGAGCGGGCCGAGCGGGAGTTCGAGAAGGCGGACCTGGCGGGCCACGTGGAGCGCCTCGGCCTGGAGTCGCCGATGGAGGTGCTCACCGTCGCCAGCCTGGTGCAGGCGGAGGGCAAGTACAAGCACGACTTCGTGAAGGTGGCCCGTGTCGTCTACAACCGGCTGAAGCCGGACAACACCGAGACCAACGGGTACCTCCAGTTCGACTCGACCTACAACTACGCCAAGAACCAGTACACCCTGGACGTACCCTCGCCCAGCACCATGGCGAAGTTCGACCACCCGTACAACACCTACGCCAAGAAGGGCCTGCCGCCGGGACCGATCAACAGCCCCGGCGCCGAGGCGCTGCACGCGGCGGTGGAACCGGCCGAGGGCGGCTGGTACTACTTCGTATCGATCACGGAGGACAACACGGTGTTCTCCGACACCTACAAGGAACACCAGAAGAACGTGGAGAAGTACGAGAAGGCCCAACAGTGA
- a CDS encoding shikimate dehydrogenase, whose protein sequence is MSGTTSAGPQGAGTGRRAAVLGSPIAHSLSPVLHRAAYAELGLDGWSYDRFEVDEDGIGPFLEKIAGSGDDWAGLSLTMPLKRAVIPLLDGIGDTAASIEAVNTVVLADDGRRLGENTDVPGMVAALRERGVGSVPSAAVLGAGATASSALAALARICTGEVTAYVRSRERAAEMRGWGERLGVPVVAADWSRAPQALAAPLVVATTPAGTTDALAGNVPERPGTLFDVLYEPWPTPLAAAWAARGGKVVGGLDLLVHQAVLQVELMTGRSPAPRAAMRAAGEAALAGRVG, encoded by the coding sequence GTGAGCGGTACGACGAGCGCGGGCCCCCAGGGCGCCGGGACCGGGAGGCGGGCGGCGGTCCTCGGTTCGCCCATCGCCCACTCCCTCTCCCCGGTGCTCCACCGGGCGGCGTACGCGGAGCTGGGTCTGGACGGCTGGTCGTACGACCGGTTCGAAGTGGACGAGGACGGTATCGGTCCGTTCCTGGAGAAGATCGCGGGGAGCGGCGACGACTGGGCCGGGCTGTCGCTGACCATGCCCCTCAAGCGGGCCGTCATCCCCCTGCTGGACGGAATCGGCGACACCGCGGCCTCGATCGAGGCCGTCAACACCGTGGTCCTCGCCGACGACGGCCGCCGGCTGGGCGAGAACACCGACGTCCCCGGCATGGTCGCGGCCCTGCGCGAGCGCGGAGTCGGAAGCGTCCCGAGCGCCGCGGTGCTCGGGGCCGGAGCCACCGCGTCCTCGGCGCTGGCCGCTCTCGCCCGGATCTGCACCGGGGAGGTCACCGCCTACGTCCGCAGCCGTGAGCGGGCCGCGGAGATGCGGGGCTGGGGCGAGCGGCTGGGAGTGCCGGTGGTGGCCGCCGACTGGTCACGGGCACCGCAGGCCCTGGCCGCGCCCCTGGTGGTGGCCACCACGCCGGCGGGCACCACCGACGCCCTGGCCGGGAACGTCCCCGAACGGCCCGGCACCCTCTTCGACGTGCTGTACGAGCCCTGGCCGACTCCGCTGGCCGCGGCCTGGGCCGCCCGGGGCGGAAAGGTGGTCGGCGGTCTGGACCTCCTGGTCCACCAGGCCGTTCTCCAGGTCGAGCTGATGACCGGGCGCTCCCCGGCGCCCCGGGCGGCGATGCGCGCGGCGGGCGAGGCGGCGCTCGCGGGCCGGGTGGGCTGA